Proteins encoded by one window of Polaribacter haliotis:
- a CDS encoding tRNA dihydrouridine synthase: protein MSNTLLSSPLQGFTDFKFRNAFNKFFGGIDTFYSPYIRLNGKLVIKNSYQKDILPENNTTLEVIPQIITNDADEFLFVSKYVQELGYKELNWNLGCPYPMVTKRGMGSGLISDAQKINSILHKIHNESNIIVSMKMRMGYENAEEILDVLPILDNYPLKNIAIHARIGKQLYKGGTDLNAFQKCLDNSKHKMYYNGDITSVAAFKKLQERFTSIDHWMIGRGLITDPFLPNMIKNNTTEYPKNRFDIFEEFHDQIFEQYDAALSGPTPIKMKMLGFWEYFSQSFSNPQKTYKKIKKASNVKAYAVAVREIIKEAKR, encoded by the coding sequence ATGAGCAACACATTATTATCTTCTCCTCTACAAGGATTTACCGACTTTAAATTCAGAAATGCTTTTAACAAATTCTTTGGTGGTATAGATACTTTTTATTCTCCTTATATAAGATTGAATGGAAAATTGGTGATTAAAAACTCATATCAAAAAGATATTCTTCCAGAAAATAATACAACTTTAGAAGTAATACCGCAAATTATTACGAATGATGCAGATGAGTTTTTGTTTGTATCTAAATACGTACAAGAATTAGGTTACAAAGAATTGAATTGGAATTTAGGTTGCCCTTATCCAATGGTTACAAAACGTGGAATGGGTTCTGGTTTAATTAGCGATGCTCAAAAAATAAATAGTATTCTTCATAAAATTCATAATGAGTCTAACATTATCGTTTCTATGAAAATGAGAATGGGTTACGAAAATGCTGAAGAAATTTTAGATGTTTTACCAATTTTAGACAATTATCCATTAAAGAACATTGCCATTCACGCAAGAATTGGAAAACAATTATACAAAGGAGGAACAGATTTAAATGCGTTTCAAAAATGCTTAGATAACAGCAAACACAAAATGTATTATAATGGAGATATTACTTCTGTTGCAGCGTTTAAAAAATTACAAGAACGCTTTACTTCAATAGATCATTGGATGATTGGTAGAGGCTTAATTACAGATCCTTTTTTACCTAATATGATTAAAAATAACACCACAGAATATCCAAAAAATAGGTTTGATATTTTCGAGGAATTTCACGACCAAATTTTTGAACAATATGATGCTGCACTTTCTGGCCCAACTCCAATTAAAATGAAAATGTTAGGTTTTTGGGAATACTTTTCTCAAAGTTTTTCTAATCCGCAGAAAACATATAAAAAGATTAAAAAAGCCAGTAATGTAAAAGCGTATGCTGTTGCTGTAAGAGAAATTATTAAGGAAGCGAAAAGATAA
- a CDS encoding endonuclease/exonuclease/phosphatase family protein, with protein sequence MRKFLKYLFRFLLLLIIAVLVFFFWASSATLSDKEYSKLIINNYDEVLENDSIFSIVTYNIGYLSGMTNNLPILKPKELFDNNLEKVLVETEKLNPDIIAFQEIDYNSKRSYFVNQQNEIAKLGYNYVSQAINWDKSYVPFPYWPTKMHFGKIVSGQSILSKYPLKDHKRIVLERVLNAPFYREALYLERLAQVAKVTLNGKEVVLINVHLEAFDKQTRANQFDTVLELFNEYKKEYPTILLGDFNSLARDEKGIIQKIFLMDDVGNAAFKKENIKNTYDSKNPFKRIDYIFYTKNSIAYISGKVLVEFGESSDHLPVEMKFKLK encoded by the coding sequence TTGAGAAAATTTTTAAAATATTTATTTAGGTTTTTATTATTGCTGATAATTGCTGTGCTCGTATTTTTCTTTTGGGCATCATCCGCAACTTTAAGTGATAAAGAATATTCAAAGTTAATTATTAATAATTATGATGAGGTCTTAGAAAACGATTCAATTTTTAGTATTGTAACTTACAATATTGGTTATTTAAGTGGAATGACGAACAATCTACCCATTTTAAAACCAAAAGAATTATTTGATAATAATTTAGAAAAAGTATTAGTTGAAACTGAAAAACTGAATCCAGATATTATTGCATTTCAAGAAATAGATTACAATTCTAAGAGAAGTTATTTTGTAAATCAGCAAAACGAAATTGCGAAACTGGGTTATAATTATGTATCGCAAGCTATAAATTGGGACAAAAGTTATGTTCCTTTTCCATATTGGCCAACGAAAATGCATTTTGGTAAAATTGTTTCTGGACAATCTATTCTTAGTAAATATCCTTTAAAAGATCACAAAAGAATTGTCTTAGAAAGAGTTTTAAACGCTCCTTTTTATAGAGAAGCTTTGTATTTAGAACGCTTGGCGCAAGTTGCAAAAGTAACTTTAAACGGAAAAGAAGTTGTATTGATAAATGTGCATCTAGAAGCTTTCGATAAACAAACAAGAGCCAATCAGTTTGATACAGTTCTAGAACTATTTAATGAATATAAAAAAGAATACCCAACCATTTTATTGGGCGATTTTAATTCTTTGGCGAGAGATGAAAAAGGAATCATTCAAAAAATATTTTTAATGGACGATGTTGGAAATGCAGCGTTTAAAAAAGAAAATATTAAAAACACGTACGATTCTAAAAATCCATTTAAAAGAATCGATTATATATTTTACACAAAGAATTCTATAGCATATATTTCAGGAAAAGTATTGGTAGAATTTGGCGAATCTTCAGACCATTTGCCTGTAGAAATGAAATTTAAGTTGAAGTAA